One genomic region from Pongo abelii isolate AG06213 chromosome 4, NHGRI_mPonAbe1-v2.0_pri, whole genome shotgun sequence encodes:
- the LOC134761394 gene encoding 3',5'-cyclic-AMP phosphodiesterase 4D-like, giving the protein MEAEGSSAPARTDSGEGSDSAGGATVKAPKHLWRHEQHHQYPLRQPQFRLLHPHHHLPPPPPPSPQPQPQCPLQPPPPPPPLPPPPPPPGAARGRYASSGATGRVRHRGYSDTERYLYCRAMDRTSYAVETGHRPGLKKSRMSWPSSFQGLRRQDC; this is encoded by the exons ATGGAGGCAGAGGGTAGCAGCGCGCCGGCCCGGACGGACAGCGGAGAGGGCAGCGACAGCGCCGGCGGGGCCACGGTCAAAGCCCCCAAGCATCTCTGGAGGCACGAGCAGCACCACCAGTACCCGCTCCGGCAGCCCCAGTTCCGCCTCCTGCATCCCCATCACCACCTGCCCCCGCCGCCGCCACCCtcgccccagccccagccccagtgtCCGCtacagccgccgccgccgccgccccccctgccgccgcccccgccgccgcccgggGCTGCCCGCGGCCGCTACGCCTCGAGCGGGGCCACCGGCCGCGTCCGGCATCGTGGCTACTCGGACACCGAGCGCTACCTGTACTGTCGCGCCATGGACCGCACCTCCTACGCGGTGGAGACCGGCCACCGGCCCGGCCTGAAGAAATCCAGGATGTCCTGGCCCTCCTCGTTCCAGGGACTCAGGCG CCAAGACTGCTAA